One Deltaproteobacteria bacterium genomic window carries:
- a CDS encoding HNH endonuclease — translation MDTLVLDPGYQPVARVPWMRAVALLFMGKVEVVESYDSWTVRSVTVELQVPAVVRFLRGVRGVKRAVRFSRENVYARDSGRCQYCGQRVPRPEATYDHVLPRSQGGHTRWENIVIACLPCNQKKGGRTPQQASMKLRTVPAKPKALPEAVRFTYTPGMPAQWRSWLRDFSYWNGELDES, via the coding sequence ATGGACACGTTGGTGCTGGACCCGGGCTATCAGCCGGTGGCGCGCGTCCCCTGGATGCGCGCGGTGGCCCTGCTCTTCATGGGCAAGGTCGAGGTGGTGGAGTCGTACGACAGCTGGACGGTGCGCTCGGTGACGGTGGAGCTCCAGGTGCCGGCGGTGGTGCGCTTCCTGCGCGGGGTGCGCGGGGTCAAGCGGGCGGTTCGCTTCAGCCGCGAGAACGTCTACGCGCGCGACAGCGGCCGCTGCCAGTACTGCGGCCAGCGCGTGCCGCGGCCCGAGGCCACGTACGACCACGTGCTGCCGCGCTCGCAGGGCGGCCACACGCGGTGGGAGAACATCGTCATCGCTTGCCTGCCCTGTAACCAGAAGAAGGGTGGCCGCACGCCGCAGCAGGCGAGCATGAAGCTCCGCACCGTGCCGGCGAAGCCGAAGGCGCTGCCCGAGGCAGTCCGGTTCACGTACACGCCGGGCATGCCGGCGCAGTGGCGGAGCTGGCTGCGCGACTTCTCGTACTGGAACGGCGAGCTCGACGAGTCGTAG